A segment of the Amia ocellicauda isolate fAmiCal2 chromosome 5, fAmiCal2.hap1, whole genome shotgun sequence genome:
TTCTGCACAACGTGATCACACCCATGTATTATTTGGTGGTATCAGAAGtagtcaaatgtgttagactacatgtagtattgcagtctatattattatttatttattggcagacacccttatccagggcgacttaaaaataagagcaatataaagtgcaaaactacagtacagttcaaagcataatgcaatttacaaaatcaaatttacACATATAcacgtgtataggaaatatacagtaaacaatacaatgtagtaatatgtatttgttattgtacacgttatgctgccatttcttatatgtactaatcatgtaaaatgtaaatatcctgtgttttattaatacaaaaaggaACCGAGCTCACTTTATTATTGAAATATGAtcggagtcctgagaaaacatggAAGTGAATCATGAAAATGACCCCGAGTTACGAACTGAGCGCATTTGTACACAAGGCAAGGGAACAgcagcacactgactgatacattatttcaaagaaaacaaaccagttTAGTTTGAAacgaacccagtgtgaggggggGGTAACACgattgcctgtatagagataatatattttgtatgatttattagtacataacttctgacatttgtgacaatagttagcaatacatatgcaaacctgttggttcatcaataacactcagaattgctccAACTATATGATTTGcaacctccgccatttctaacAACCCGGTACATTTCTCGttacggtcacaagttcttggtcaaaggtggcttaaccttgtcatgttgtggtcgcaaaaaggcgcccctattctgattggtcacGGCAGTTAGTTGACATACTGCATCGACACGCAAGTACTGGATGCTGAATTTGCCGGCAATCATATTCCGGCTACATTAACACAGACACGTTGCCTGCAAATTGCCAGGAATTTGACTAGGACCTTAGCTGGAAAATTGCCAGCAATGATTTGCAATGACCCATTAacacagaccttgccggcaaATCGctggcaattgtttcagtgtgaatggggttaaTGGATAAATTCCACCTAGTCTGGGGGGGGGTCTCTGTACAGTCTTCTGATGCAAAACGCATGTTACAAACAATATACATAATAGATCCAAGATTGTTTTCTTCaattaaaaactaattttaaaaatgcCTCAAATTTACTAAATCTTAAGGCATTTGAAACAGTTTTAATTACCAATACAGCTCAAAATACTACAAAACATgctaatggtaaaaaaaaaaaaagtgatatggatTCCATAAGGAAGAagtagtgttaaaaaaaaaaaaaaaaaaagtggtgttCCAAAACGAAACAAAAGAAACCTTACTGTAGAATATTTCAATAGACTCGCTTAAATAGTTTGTAAATAATGCAAACAGCAACAACTGCTGCTAATTTTATCAGACCAGTGATTGTCCAGCTGTAGCTGTGAAgtttgaagaaaaagaaaagaaaaagaagaggtgaaaaaaaaaaagcagcatgGCTTTACTCTACACATGTTACATCAGCAGCGTACAGAATAATTTGAAATACCTAAGCTCTGAGCAAAAACTACTGAATCAAAGGGATGCCAATGATGTCATTTGAATACTCTAGTGATTCGGGCTGAGAAACTACCTCCTCTTGCTCATTCATAAGCTGAAATTAGGCGGTGATGTCATTCTCAGTATGGGACCTCTGGCAGCTAATCTTAGAGCATTACATCAGTCTGAACAAACCCACGCTCAAAGACTTGTACTCCAATCTTAGGTCATGTCTGCACATTCTAAATCTATAGTCCAGTTTGGATGCAGCACAGAGAGAAGTTTCAGCAGCCTTGTCCATGCCACTGGCAGTGTTACACTTTTAAATCCCTCCTTGGTACAGCCACTAAATCAATGTAGCAGACTTTCCCTTTCTGCCAagactaaataaaaacaatcaaattaaaatgacaatgcAGACATACTCTGGCATAAATCCAGTACTTTtaattatgtatgcatgtaggCTAAATTAAAGTAAAGTATGCATTTAATGCCAAGGCAttttatataacttttttaagaaaagaaaaaaatatcaagtAACATTTTGTCAGTCAAGCCTTCAAAGATTAAGAATTTCTATCCATGCTCTTCAGATCAAAGCAAGCAAAAGCTAAAATCAAAGAGTCACTAACACAGAGGAACACAGATTGAAACTAAATCCACAACAGTACGTTTGCTGTCATTGAAAACAAGTTGACGTTCTGAAGTGCTGGCAGTTGCAGACAGAAATGCCACAGATTATTAAAGCAACACTGCTAATTTTCTCAGAAACAGCATCATCTTGTTCATCATATGAAACAGTAATGTCATTGTCTAATGCAGCAATACATGCGTTTTGGAATAATGCCATTTCTACattcaatacaaatataaaaacataattaggCCACATTCTGAACTAAAGTACCTGTTCCAGTAAAAAGGGGGTCTATGGGTTCTGTGTATGCTGACTGTTGACAATTTGGACACCAAACCAGTAGAAGTATCTTGTCCACAACTCCATTAACATTTGCCCAGTAAAAACACAAACTGGcataaaaaatattgaaatgtaaactacaTAGTTCTACAGACATTAACCTAAAACCAGATGTTCAATTATTTACCCACATCTATCTTTTTGTGTGAAATAGAGTGCAAGGTATTAACTCACTgtcaccattttattttttcaaaaatgtatttttaataaaatctgTAGTGTTGCATTATTACCCTCAAGGTAAGTGTTTATTCAACACTGTGTGAAATCATTAGTGTAATAAATATGAAGCATATTTCtatgtaaatattagtattttaatattagTATTTTCCCTGGCAACTAGCATATATTCTTTATAATGGCATTTCCCCCCTGGAATTTCCTAACATGTGATGTTTATTTATACTATAATAACAGATAGCTTATCTTGGAATCAAGATGTATTCATACTTTTAACATAATGCAACAACAAGTTGATTAAGCAAAGAAAATGCAGGTGTATATCAGGATTTCTGaacacagatacactgtagGCCAGAAGTTTGGAAGTGTAAAATAATGCACAAACTGACTTGGATAGAGCAAGAAACTGTTGGTTATTTTCTCTCCTTTGTGGATTAGAAATCTGTTCTATGCCTGAACACATAACTGCCTATCTATGAACTTTAGATATTGCTTGCAGACCATATGGTTTcagaccaagaaaaaaaaaaaaaaagtagtatcTGGATTTGAAGGTAAAGTTTGTAATAAAACATTCTAGATAGTAAGTAATTGTTcggggagaagaaaaaaaaaaaaaaaaaaaaaagctccctTAACCAATATATCCAACATGACCTACGCCCCCACTAGTTGAACAGCACTTCAGTTAACAGGAATAAACCCTAGACTGGCCATGGCGCATCAGAGACGTGAGGTTAGCAGTACCTAGGGAATATTTACAGAGAAAGCTGCTATCAGTGCAGGGATAGGAATGAGAGATGAACCAACCATTCTCTGGTCACCCTCAGTCAATCTGTAGTGCACTTTTTGTTTCTCAACTCTTGGCCTATATATTATAGTACAAATCAAaatatgagggaaaaaaaaaaaaaaaaaaaaaaacaatgacataaTATCCGTTATATGTTTTTCAAGGTGAGAACAAAAGGACCTGTGACTTCAGCTATGATGACAGATTTCAACATGTTTGGAAAGACCTACAAAATCtccttttaaagaaaaatacgtTTTGCATAATTGAAACGTTACtcaaaaatctaaacaaacaaacaaacgaaagGGCACATGCACTTCAGTTCAAAGTTAAACCATCTAGAGACAGAACAGTAGCCAAGCAATGAGCAAGACTGCTATTTTCAAATTAGAAACAGGAAGCCAGAAACGTACTGATGTGGTTCGCATTCCTATGCTGTGAGCTCACTGCTCTGGGAACAACCAAACTACTTCATTCTGAAAGATGCATGAATGAGGTTGGGTTGTGTTGGAGAAGCCCTGCTTTGTCAGAGTACTACCAAATTTAGCATGGAAACTGAGGGGACTCCAGGCACGAGTCAACAAGCTTGgagaggaaaaatatatatacagtttcaGTGACGAAGCCCTGAGCTCATGGCAGTGCTTGACTAGCAGTGCAGAGATCTGGAATAATGTCAAACCATATCACCTGCACATTACAGTATGTGATACTAGAAGTAGCCAAGTGACAATCTTTTAAGAGACTGAAATTACACACTGCTTTGAAACCAGGGTAAACTTTTTGAACACTTAGAGGAAAGTCAGCTTGTGCATTTCAGACCATGAACCAGACAACAATATTCAAAACTCTAAATGAACAGAACAAACCATTCCAAAGATTTGAGAAGGAACAGTTATGAGCATAAGTTGCAGACTTAAATGCATCTTATTAATGGGCAAGAGGTTTGGTGCTGTGTCATTAATACCATCACCAGAATCACCAGAAACCAACAACAGTCATAaccattttaatgtaattatttagaaTTTAATCCCAAATGGAGCTCATCCTAAACTACCAACATACAAcacttatatatattatacagtagAACTGATCATTAAGAAATGTTGCTAAAAAGTAAATGTGTGAACTCTataacaaaactgagaaaaggaAAGTATAACTAGGGGTGAAAAATGAGGATTGAAAATTCAAGCATTCACAAACTGGATATGCAGGATGTTTGAGGAAATTAGGTTGCAccgccccctgcccccccaaaaaaaacaacaacaaaaaattgtAGACATCTCAAACTAATTTAACATTATCAAAATCCAGGATGTTCCTGCATCCTTCCTTAAATTTGTGAGAAGCAAAACTATacaattttcaaaacaaaagacCACGAAGATGGAGGCAGGGTAGTGCATAGTAAATTACAAGAGTGAATCATTTATGTGATTTTCATACAAATTTTAATCTGTTGGCCAAGCACTCCAGAGCACTACACTGACCTTGTAATAAGCAATGTCATTTTGTCTCGATGCCTAACCTTACTGCCACAAGGTGTTATGTCACTTCTTAGTCAGAGATGCAATTCATTGTCCTTGCAAGACTACAAGACTGCAAACAGTGCTGCCTGGTCTCAGACTAACTCGGATCATCAggttgttcttgttgtatgTTAACAGTGCCTTATTGAAACCATTCCACATTGGTCGCTGCTCTGAGAGAAGGTCAAAGGGCAATCCTTCAAGAGCTAGAGTGGACCTGAAGGAAGAGGTGTTTCTGTGACTAAATTTGAAAAAGGGGGGTCCTTTTATCCTCTTCCCTCTCCATTTCACCTACTTGAAGACACATTAAATTTCCCAGATttgttattgtacatttttttttatttgtgtactCATcaccaatttaaattaaaaatacaatgtatatacacacacacacacacacacacacacacacacacaacatggtTTAAGTGTGAAATTTAcaatacctatatatatatatacccagtGTTTGTAATGGAAAAGAGATCATAGGATGCTGTAATGGATATTGAAATGTGCAGCAGAAGGCTTTCCAATCACATGTTTCATCCAAATCAAAATTAGTCCACAGGCTCTGTTTCCCACTGACTCACCGCCATGTAAGGTCTGCATCCTGCGTCTCTAGTTTTGGCAATGGAGTCCACAAGCTGTCCACTAATGCCAAAATCACAGAGCTTAATGTTGCCGTTCCTGTCCAGGAGAATATTGGAAGGTTTGATGTCTGAATGAGgggaaacaagaaacaaaatatacaaaaaagttACAAGGGagaattattttttctcctgACTATGACATTGACGTGGCAATTAAGAATGGATACGATGCATGTGCTGCAATATTCTTATAAAGCATAGGGGGGTCAGATGCAAATTACCATAAATAATACATAGGTCTTGCATTAAAACAAACGAAAAATATATCACTAAAGGGAAGATTTTTATTCCACGTAGCTTGAAGCTTTTGCCTGCTCTGTACATTCCAAGCTGTTCTTGTGTGAAGACCGTGTTCTGTGAAGTAACAGGATAACGCTTTCACATTGTAAGGAACAGACGTATGCACACCAAGGACAATGAGTGCCCCCCAGTGTGTGCTGCAAGGAAGCAATAAATAGCAGGGCCAGATCCGGGGACACAATTCAAGACAGCTCTGAACTTTTAATTGATATGAAACCCCAAGGGCAGTACAAATTATCATTCTAAAACTGAGTTTGGTCATCCATGAATTAATCTAATTAACTATTTTTCAAACATCAGATGTTAAATTGGATGACCCTTGGTCTCAAATATATACAGAAGCCTTCATCAGTTTTCTAATAATATAAAGACttcaaatgctaaataatataCTACATTAATACTAAAATAATGGTGAATACAGATTTTCATATTGCTTAAACATAGAACTATATATAAATGACAGAGAAGACTACAAGAAACTCAAAATAGACAATTTTTTCGAAAGCTTTTTCTTGTCGTTTTAAGTAGGTTCAACCTCTCAATATTCTAGTGAGAACATATTGTTGCATGAAGATTGTTTCTCACTAACATTTTCATTAGCAAGGATTGCATCCCTCCAcccacaaaccaacacaaatgACTCACCTCTGTGAATTATTTTCAAGTTTTCTTTTAAGTGGTTAAGTGCTTTCACagtctaaaacaaaaaaagaaggaaTACAAAGTCATGAATGCTTTAATTAAATGCTTAGCTCTAAATAtggttggaaaaaaatatatcacattggCAGTTTATAACAAGTTGACATACAGCAAAattgcattttactggagcaaatgaggaaaaaaaaacaatataaaataaagatctGTGAATCCACTCACAGCTAATGTTATTTTTCCTAAAATTTCCTCTGGAATCACATCGTCTAATGCacaatatacatatttgtaGAATTTGTCGAACGAGGTAGACATGAGTTCCATGCAGATCCAACAGTCACCCTAAAAGACAAAAGTATGCATTCAgacaataaaaatgtaagaaCCTAATTATCAAGCACAAATGAAGCACGTTACATTAACTTGTGGCTATCGTACCAAAACCACATCCTCATATAACCTAGACTTTTACTACTGAGGGAATTTTTTTGGTGGTCTGACAGGACTGTGTTCTGTTTTTCACATCTACAAACCACACGACTGGGTTTTGCTTCAATTATTTTCCGTCTGAATCAAGTTTACAGAAACAAAATCCTCCGTTCCATTTACGGGTTATAACCAGACAGCACCCGGAGGCATGGTTAACCAGAGATATAGCCAGGTGAAGGGTTAGCTGAATTTCTGTGCAATCACCCCAATATGACACAAATGGAAGTTCCAGTCATAAACAATGATCAAATCATACCACCAAAAGTATATAGGGAAACTTCATGAATATTTGAGGAAAGACACAAAAGGATTCAAATAAAGGATTTATATTTTAGTGCTCATCATTTCTTCTCTCCAAAAAAGACTGCAGGTAGAAATCTTACCTCTCTGAAAAGAGCCCCATAAAACTGAACAATATATGGACAATCACTACTCCTCATCACTACATCTAAATCCATTAGCAGCTGCTTCTGTTCCTTTTCATCAACGGTTGATCGAATCCTCTGTAAGAAAGAGCAGACAAATAAAATGTGGAATCTCAGTGGGAAACAGGTCTGCAGCAGTGCatgatgcatacacacacaaagcttTATACAAAACTTGCCTTCATTTTCAGTTAAGTAAAAACCGAGATCTGGTTTTCATCCTGTCATAGCCAAttaaatagaataaataaatctgagcttccattaaatattttttgagaTGCACAGTCTCCTCTCCCTGGGGGAAGAGTAGGATTCGGCCTTTTAGTAAATTGTCTACCTTGGTTTTTGGCTCCACCAGTAAGTATTCTTTATTCTGCATCAATTTTACATGACACAGTATTACATTGGTAATTAAAGAAGTATACCCAAACTGACGCATCCCACAACCATCTATCATCGTATAGCTTGGCAATTTCAATGCTCTGTTAAATGCTAATAGGTGAAATACTTCAAATGTGATTATCAAAGGTTACTGTGTGCATTTCTAAGTAGGAATATCATCTTTATGCAATTACTGAGAAAGCTTTTTTAATAATCTTCATATAAATATTCAATGGTTTAAAGAGCACAATTAACTAACTGACCAAAAATAAGGTTAGTAAAAATAAGCTAGCTGGTCCAGTGACTGCATTTAAATTGTCATTAAATCACAACGTTCTTCAATCCAGATGGATTTTGTCCTAAAACATGACGAAAAACACTTTTCAGGACCCATTCCCTTCATGCATCTATTTGACAAAAATGACCCATGATTGGCAAGTGGAATAATCACTAGAACTTCCCCCCATTTCAGTCACTGGGGAAATCAaggtaataatacaaaaaagtgaTTGTATAAAAGCGGGATTACTTTTACGGCCATTATCTTTCCGCTTGGCTTGTGCACCATTTTGTTTACAGATCCATAGGCACCACGTCCAATTTCCCCAAGGTCCTTGAGGTCTTCTGCTGTAAAATCCCAGTGTTGCTCTGGAGAGATCTTCAACTTGCCTGAAGATTCAATACTGTGCGTGCGCAGCCTCTCTCTGGAAATGAAAGGTACACAGGGAAAAGTAAATGTCagtttttttatattgtatcagaatatatatatttttttaaaaacacaagatAAAATTgttttccttccatacaattaAACAGTTAAATTGTGACCAAAGAGGTGTCATTCTATAActccttatacagagaatagtGAGCTAGGTGTTCAATCAAGAACCAAGAGAAGAGAGAAATTCATTGTTCACAAGGTCTTTAGAGAACTTAAAGGGCTGTCGCCATGAGagttcaaatgtaaaataattatatcctGTGTGAGTGTCGAGGGGAGTTGGAGtcatagttttttcttttttttatgcaaGCGTCCCATTTTTCCAACGCTACAGGTCAGTTAGCAGTACTTTGCATTTGTAGACATCAGCAGACTGTCAATAAATTCCTTGCCAGAGGGAATACAGAAGCTGTACAAGCCACTGCATAACAAAAGCACTCATCCAGACGCActatattaaaacacacatgcCTAGAAGAGAGTCTCCCAGTTGAGATCATTTTAACTCTGTATTTGGATAGGTCATTATACATTCTAACTCAGCAAAGGATGtgcatatatctatatattagaAGATCCCCTAATGGGGTGAacatggggtggggggtgaagaAGCAGCCACACACATTGTGGCTTTGAAGCCTGAAGTCCAACTGGTTTTAACCACAATACACTTAAGCTTTTACaacatgctctttatactggaacatttttttttttcttttaatatagtCAACCCCTAGGATTTCAATACCCAGAGAGTGTCTGGCTTTAAGTTGACAGGAAATAGGGGCCTTTGAtgattttaaaaatcacaattatTTGATGTAGGGAAGGCTGCACTACTACTAATCTACAAAACATGTCATGTTGAcaaacaataaattaatacattttaaacaggaCGTGATGCATTTACAAGCACTGAATGTGTGTCTAATACTCTTGGCTGTTAACAGAATTAAGTCTTGAGCAGGATTAAAATCTGTCTACCTTAAGaatgaaaaaacatgtcttgtCCTTTTACATTTTTGATAAGACTAAGCAACACCTGTACAGCAATGTAGCTTGTGCAGTAGGAAATGTAGTGTTGACAAAAGCTCCCTGCttgcaaaagaaagaaaacaagcacTGTGAATTCCTCACAGTACGTCACCTAAATAAAGCTATTTGCACGACTTCCTGTCAATGGACTAGCTTGGGAATCTTTTCCAAAATCCCTGTTTATGCACAAATAATTTTTTAAGCTTCTGTCTGACACCCAATACACACTTCCAGATGATTCATCATTCTAAAAAGAATACCTTGCAGCTGCATTATTTCTAAGTTCCCTTGCTATACATTTCCTACTGTAGCTAGTCACAAGGTAGTTCTTCAGATCAAATAAGACCTAATTTTCAAAGGAAGGAAAAACTGAAAGACACCTATTTTATGAGGCTCTATTGaatatttgttgtattttattacattttactcTATTTTTGTCCAAATACTATAGTCAGCGATATTTGCCAGTGCCACAAAAGAGAACAATTTTTGCTAAGAAGTTTGGAGGATACCCAATCTGATAGATAGATAAGCAATCTACAGACTAGGTTCAGTAACACAATTCACAATAATTCCTTTTCTgggttttcttatttcttaaaaCGGGCATCAACAGAAACTCAATTACATTTCTCGTGGTAACCGAgtatgaaaacaaatgtttttttctgaaattaaatatatcattcattaaaaaaaaatatccctGTCATTTCTGTGTACATAGTGCTTTTTCCCCCCCATTGCAGTAACTTTCAAGATGTGAGTTTGAATTCATGCAGTGGGCTGAGTCCTTGAAACTACAGTCTGTATAATGACTTGCAATGGCtggaaaaatgtaaacaaacacaGGAGCTACAGGTGGATTTGTCAACAGAGTGATGTCTCACTTGAAGACAAGCCCCTGCAAGGATAAAGACACCTTGAAAGTGTTTGGATTAGATGACATGTACAGGTTTGGAAAATCTATGAAGAGCAAAATGGGGaagcaaaactaaaacaaaacatacacatcTTAAAACAAAGCAGTACGCGGTGATGTTTAACAATATATTTTCCAGTCTTTGAATTGTAATTTATGGTCCTATGTGATGCatgattgtttcttttttaaatttgtgtaTGGATATTTACATATCAAGGCATTGTATTCTAGTTTAAAACTGCCAGTGTCTAAAGCAAGCACCTGGAAAGATATAGGGGGCCAGTTCTTAGAATTTGAAGGGGTTGGGGGGCaggcaaaaaaaagaaacgccACCTATGCCTATTAAGGAATGCTTTCTGTATTGTTTGTGAAAGTGATGTAGTATATAACACTTAAAGGAATTATATTTCAAAGTTGAGAGCTAAAGATTATCATGTAATTTCTAAAGACTATCTTCTCACATTATTTTGATAGCTGAAAGTCGATTACATACATCTTGATGTTTAATCCGCCATTTGCTTCAGAATAAAACACTGGAACAGCATACTTTTCTTTCCTTAAAAAACTTTCTGTTCTTTACATAACTCATACATATTCTGTCAGCCCACAGCAATATGCATTTGACTGCCTCCTGAATCGGttccttaatttaaaaaaaaacaaaataattataactgCTGCATTGAATGAAGACTTGGCcattcaattaaatgttttgaatggTCAATTACACAACTGTAAAACACTGGTATTTTTCTGCAGGAATAATCTTTAAATGGTTCTCAAAAATAGgagaaaatgggaaaaaaaaaaagtgttaataaTGGACTGAAAGCATAGGCTATATTCTAAAGAGTGATCatacacataaaaaaaataaaaaaaggtattGGTTATAACCTTACAGCAATCAAATAAAATCCATATTTCAACCTTTTGCTTCAGCAGCCTTGCTGAATAAAACTATAAAGAAATGGGATTTCTACCAAGGACAATCTGAACGGTTTTCCAACTGATCTGGTACCTTCCCACACAACAGATTTATGACCACTGCCATCCGTATGGTATGATGGAAAGTCAGGGGAAAGTTGTGTGATAACAGACAGCAAATACATTTAACCTTTGAAAGACCCATGTGTACTCTGGTTCCAATTCCAGAAGTGCTTTTTCACTTTCTAAAATGTATGTAGGAAAGACAACAGGACCTTACAGTATGCAAACCTCCAGGAAACCTTTTAAAGTGGAAATACTCGTTTCATGACACCGTCAGCATTTTACATCATGACCCAAATATTTCCTAATGGACTTTTGGCTATGAAGTAATGACCTAATATAACTAGCATGCATCATTTCTAGATTAAAGCTTTCTCCACTTTATCACACATATTTAGAATGAAAGGGAATAAACAATTTATTCTGAAAAGTACCtggaaaacaatttaaaagatGCAACTTGAGTTTGTGTTCATGGAGCTCTACTTACATATGTGGGTTCTGAAAAGGAGCTCCCGGGGGGGTGAA
Coding sequences within it:
- the map2k4b gene encoding dual specificity mitogen-activated protein kinase kinase 4b isoform X4; protein product: MKQINLSGVPQSKRKALKLNFANPPIKTPQPRISFTPPGAPFQNPHIERLRTHSIESSGKLKISPEQHWDFTAEDLKDLGEIGRGAYGSVNKMVHKPSGKIMAVKRIRSTVDEKEQKQLLMDLDVVMRSSDCPYIVQFYGALFREGDCWICMELMSTSFDKFYKYVYCALDDVIPEEILGKITLATVKALNHLKENLKIIHRDIKPSNILLDRNGNIKLCDFGISGQLVDSIAKTRDAGCRPYMAPERIDPSASRQGYDVRSDVWSLGITLYELATGRFPYPKWNSVFDQLTQVVKGDPPQLSNSEDRQFSPKFINFVNLCLTKDESKRPKYKELLKHPFILMYEERSVDVATYVCRILDQMPTSPSSPMYVD
- the map2k4b gene encoding dual specificity mitogen-activated protein kinase kinase 4b isoform X2 — encoded protein: MATPSPSTNSTTSSSNNSNNAGSTSTSHHHQSQSQHITTVSSMQETNTCWRCQNETGKRKALKLNFANPPIKTPQPRISFTPPGAPFQNPHIERLRTHSIESSGKLKISPEQHWDFTAEDLKDLGEIGRGAYGSVNKMVHKPSGKIMAVKRIRSTVDEKEQKQLLMDLDVVMRSSDCPYIVQFYGALFREGDCWICMELMSTSFDKFYKYVYCALDDVIPEEILGKITLATVKALNHLKENLKIIHRDIKPSNILLDRNGNIKLCDFGISGQLVDSIAKTRDAGCRPYMAPERIDPSASRQGYDVRSDVWSLGITLYELATGRFPYPKWNSVFDQLTQVVKGDPPQLSNSEDRQFSPKFINFVNLCLTKDESKRPKYKELLKHPFILMYEERSVDVATYVCRILDQMPTSPSSPMYVD
- the map2k4b gene encoding dual specificity mitogen-activated protein kinase kinase 4b isoform X3, which gives rise to MATPSPSTNSTTSSSNNSNNAGSTSTSHHHQSQSQHITTVSSMQETNTCWRCQNETALKLNFANPPIKTPQPRISFTPPGAPFQNPHIERLRTHSIESSGKLKISPEQHWDFTAEDLKDLGEIGRGAYGSVNKMVHKPSGKIMAVKRIRSTVDEKEQKQLLMDLDVVMRSSDCPYIVQFYGALFREGDCWICMELMSTSFDKFYKYVYCALDDVIPEEILGKITLATVKALNHLKENLKIIHRDIKPSNILLDRNGNIKLCDFGISGQLVDSIAKTRDAGCRPYMAPERIDPSASRQGYDVRSDVWSLGITLYELATGRFPYPKWNSVFDQLTQVVKGDPPQLSNSEDRQFSPKFINFVNLCLTKDESKRPKYKELLKHPFILMYEERSVDVATYVCRILDQMPTSPSSPMYVD